The proteins below are encoded in one region of Elusimicrobiales bacterium:
- a CDS encoding nucleotidyl transferase AbiEii/AbiGii toxin family protein translates to MDAAHTESNNGIPQINMDFTAQKSPKERAELFIATESASGINSRLVEKDFWVCWTLYRLFDVLRVRPQMIFKGGTSLSKAYKAIDRFSEDVDLSFSRKDLGFTADDLDPEAHGIGVKERRRRLDALSAKCAELIREHLLQNLRRDFKSVMGDANWSLELDTDDTQTVIFTYPQSDITSAAAGYVRSAIRLELGARSDDWPASDEHISPIAAEKFSGAFEVSICRIRTLAIARTFWEKATLLHAEYNRPADKPSKERLSRHYYDLHCLYKRGFADEALKDKRLLKRVVEHKSLFFQSAWAHYDTAKPGTFHLVPSEERMAVIRRDYDLMRVMIFGTPPDWDVIVSDLKDLESQINSK, encoded by the coding sequence ATGGATGCAGCCCATACTGAATCAAATAACGGAATCCCGCAAATAAACATGGATTTTACTGCTCAAAAGTCCCCGAAGGAACGTGCCGAGTTGTTTATCGCGACAGAAAGCGCTTCGGGCATCAATTCCCGGCTTGTCGAAAAAGATTTCTGGGTTTGCTGGACTTTATATAGGCTTTTCGATGTCCTCCGCGTTCGTCCACAAATGATATTCAAGGGAGGAACATCTCTGTCCAAAGCCTATAAAGCCATTGACCGTTTTTCCGAAGATGTGGACCTGTCATTTAGCCGCAAAGACCTCGGATTTACAGCGGATGATTTAGACCCGGAAGCACATGGTATTGGAGTCAAAGAACGTCGCCGTCGCCTTGACGCATTGTCCGCGAAATGCGCGGAACTGATTCGTGAGCACTTGTTGCAGAATCTCCGGCGCGATTTTAAATCTGTTATGGGTGATGCAAACTGGTCGCTAGAACTGGACACGGACGACACTCAAACTGTCATTTTCACTTATCCCCAAAGTGACATTACATCCGCCGCAGCAGGCTACGTCAGGTCTGCCATACGGCTTGAACTCGGAGCGCGTTCAGATGACTGGCCAGCCAGTGACGAACACATATCTCCCATAGCGGCGGAGAAATTCTCTGGCGCATTTGAGGTCTCTATTTGCCGAATTAGAACATTGGCAATTGCGCGCACATTTTGGGAAAAAGCCACATTGCTTCATGCCGAATATAATCGACCTGCCGATAAGCCGTCTAAAGAACGCCTTTCCAGGCATTACTACGACTTGCATTGCTTATATAAACGAGGTTTTGCCGATGAAGCATTGAAGGATAAACGATTGCTTAAGCGTGTTGTTGAGCACAAGTCGCTCTTTTTTCAGTCAGCATGGGCGCATTATGATACCGCTAAACCCGGCACGTTCCATCTTGTCCCTTCCGAAGAGAGAATGGCGGTTATCCGAAGGGACTATGACTTGATGCGGGTAATGATTTTCGGGACCCCGCCGGACTGGGATGTCATAGTGTCTGATCTTAAAGATTTGGAAAGCCAAATCAACAGCAAATAG
- a CDS encoding DUF6088 family protein, producing MMTNSSHNTTRKILRKIVHKGRGAVVFSVDFHTIGSPAAVRQALSRLTKKGTINRVGVSLYYYPVINKNLGGKLPPPADAIARAIARRTSSKIVPTGALAANMLGLSTQVPAKRVYLTNGPSRNIVAGPYSINFKHVSPRRMAVKGKDCALVLEALRFIGPGNIDDAIVSKLKTALPSKTLAQLKKDARYAPAWMQPILNQITESRK from the coding sequence ATGATGACAAATAGTTCCCACAACACAACGCGCAAGATTTTGCGGAAGATTGTCCATAAAGGCCGTGGGGCGGTAGTCTTTTCCGTTGATTTCCATACAATAGGCAGTCCTGCGGCAGTGCGACAAGCATTATCTCGCCTCACCAAGAAAGGGACAATTAACCGTGTTGGGGTTTCGCTTTATTACTATCCCGTCATCAATAAAAATCTGGGTGGGAAATTGCCTCCTCCTGCGGATGCAATTGCTCGGGCCATAGCGCGCCGAACCAGCAGCAAAATAGTCCCAACAGGCGCTTTAGCTGCAAATATGCTGGGGTTATCCACGCAGGTGCCCGCAAAACGCGTTTATTTAACTAACGGGCCTTCTAGAAATATCGTCGCCGGTCCATACAGCATAAATTTCAAGCATGTCTCTCCACGCAGAATGGCGGTAAAAGGCAAAGACTGCGCTCTCGTGCTGGAGGCATTGCGCTTTATTGGGCCGGGCAATATCGACGATGCCATTGTCTCAAAACTTAAAACCGCATTGCCGTCAAAAACTCTCGCCCAACTTAAAAAAGATGCCCGGTATGCCCCCGCATGGATGCAGCCCATACTGAATCAAATAACGGAATCCCGCAAATAA
- the cdd gene encoding cytidine deaminase has product MLAAAHTHRKVSKPLEKRLLKAALSARENAYCPYSGYKVGASALAVSGRIYSGANVENSSYGLTVCAERAAIFSAVCAGERELAAVCVAAKAARPCGACRQVMSEFLPKDAPVLIASVDDDGKTKVIRRALSEILPMAFDPGEAGL; this is encoded by the coding sequence ATGCTGGCAGCCGCGCATACGCATCGAAAAGTTTCAAAGCCGCTGGAAAAGAGGCTTTTGAAAGCCGCGCTTTCCGCGCGCGAAAATGCGTATTGCCCGTATTCCGGCTATAAGGTCGGGGCAAGCGCGCTGGCCGTGTCCGGGCGCATATACTCCGGCGCGAATGTGGAGAATTCGTCCTACGGGCTTACCGTGTGCGCCGAGCGCGCCGCCATCTTCAGCGCCGTGTGCGCGGGCGAGCGGGAGCTTGCCGCTGTCTGCGTCGCGGCAAAAGCCGCGCGCCCGTGCGGCGCGTGCCGGCAGGTGATGTCCGAATTCCTGCCCAAGGACGCGCCCGTGTTGATAGCCTCCGTGGACGACGACGGCAAAACAAAGGTGATACGGCGCGCCCTGTCCGAAATTCTGCCCATGGCTTTTGATCCTGGCGAAGCCGGGCTGTGA
- a CDS encoding site-specific DNA-methyltransferase — protein sequence MNGKFLNKIVCADALSALGEIEENSIDVVLTDPPYFLDKLDNNWDAGKVACRRNQQVVKSLPAGMKFDRRQGLRFYEWYLAVSRGIFRVLKPGGFFFSFSSPRLYHRMASAMDDAGFELRDSFIWLYTKNQAKAMGVERSINKMRASAAEKKNAAALLRGWKTPQLKSCFEPIAMGQKPPDATYLKNMLRHGVGLLNTNVKIGAGMHPANVAAAESISPEIDRTFLLPKPSKRERGGYNTHKTVKPLSVCEYLIRLSAFAGDAVVLDPFAGSGTTAVAAKRLGRNYIGIELNRQYAAIAEKRLAEAV from the coding sequence ATGAACGGGAAGTTCCTCAACAAAATAGTCTGCGCGGACGCTTTGTCCGCGCTTGGCGAAATTGAGGAAAATTCCATAGACGTCGTCCTGACAGACCCGCCGTATTTTCTGGACAAGCTGGATAATAACTGGGACGCCGGCAAGGTCGCCTGCCGCAGGAATCAGCAGGTGGTCAAATCCCTTCCCGCCGGGATGAAATTTGACAGGCGGCAGGGGCTGCGCTTTTACGAATGGTACCTTGCCGTATCGCGCGGGATTTTCAGGGTGTTAAAGCCGGGGGGATTCTTTTTCTCTTTTTCCAGCCCCAGACTTTACCACAGAATGGCCTCCGCCATGGACGATGCCGGTTTTGAGCTGCGGGATTCTTTTATCTGGCTATACACCAAAAACCAGGCCAAGGCGATGGGGGTGGAGCGTTCCATAAACAAAATGCGCGCGTCCGCCGCCGAGAAGAAAAACGCCGCCGCCCTCCTGCGCGGCTGGAAGACGCCGCAGCTGAAATCCTGCTTTGAGCCGATAGCGATGGGCCAGAAGCCGCCGGACGCGACGTATCTGAAAAATATGCTCAGGCACGGGGTGGGGCTGCTAAACACCAATGTCAAAATCGGAGCCGGGATGCATCCCGCCAATGTGGCCGCGGCGGAAAGCATTTCCCCCGAAATAGACCGGACCTTCCTGCTGCCCAAGCCGTCAAAGCGGGAGCGCGGCGGCTACAACACCCACAAAACCGTAAAGCCGCTGTCTGTGTGCGAGTATCTGATAAGACTTTCAGCCTTTGCCGGCGACGCCGTGGTGCTTGACCCGTTTGCGGGGAGCGGCACCACCGCCGTGGCGGCAAAGCGGCTGGGCAGGAATTATATCGGGATAGAACTGAACCGCCAATACGCGGCGATAGCCGAAAAAAGACTTGCGGAGGCCGTATGA
- the accC gene encoding acetyl-CoA carboxylase biotin carboxylase subunit gives MKPFKKVMIANRGEIALRVMRTLREMGIASVAVYSEADRCALHVAEADEAVCIGPAPARESYLNMKAVVAAAKLCGADAVHPGYGFLSENPQFSKMIADAGITFIGPGPKAIEMLGYKSTARALAVSHNVPVTPGTKDCVSLKDCAKEAASVGYPIMIKAAAGGGGKGMRIVWEEKQLNHEVHMAKNEARAAFSDDGVYFEKYIPAPRHVEIQIAADSHGKVVAFPERDCSVQRRHQKLVEESPSPAVNAKLREQMAEAAVRLVKASGYTGVGTVEFLLEPGGSFYFMEVNTRLQVEHPVTEAVTGLDLVREQIIIASGGHVSVDAARALKVNGHSIEHRINAEDPDKNFAPNCGTVEEWLPPGGPGVRVDSHMYPGYTVPSYYDSLLAKLIVWGADREAALARSRRALAEFRISGLKTTIPFHLKVLGNGEFVSGKFDTGLLARMAETKV, from the coding sequence ATGAAACCCTTCAAAAAAGTGATGATAGCCAATCGCGGAGAAATCGCGCTGCGCGTGATGCGCACGTTGCGGGAGATGGGCATAGCCTCCGTGGCGGTGTATTCGGAGGCGGACCGCTGCGCGCTTCATGTCGCTGAGGCGGACGAGGCCGTTTGCATCGGTCCCGCCCCCGCGCGGGAGAGCTATCTCAACATGAAGGCGGTGGTCGCCGCCGCCAAACTCTGCGGCGCGGACGCTGTGCATCCGGGCTACGGTTTTCTGTCGGAGAATCCGCAATTTTCCAAAATGATAGCGGACGCGGGGATAACTTTCATAGGCCCCGGCCCCAAGGCTATTGAGATGCTGGGCTACAAATCCACGGCGCGCGCGCTGGCGGTTTCCCACAATGTGCCGGTTACGCCGGGCACGAAGGACTGCGTTTCGCTCAAGGATTGCGCCAAAGAGGCCGCCTCGGTGGGATACCCCATCATGATAAAAGCCGCCGCCGGAGGCGGCGGCAAGGGCATGCGCATAGTCTGGGAGGAAAAACAGCTCAACCACGAAGTGCACATGGCCAAAAACGAGGCCAGGGCCGCTTTCAGCGACGACGGCGTTTATTTTGAGAAATACATTCCCGCCCCGCGCCATGTGGAGATACAGATAGCCGCCGATTCGCACGGCAAAGTCGTCGCCTTCCCGGAGCGCGACTGCAGCGTGCAGCGCCGCCATCAGAAGCTGGTGGAGGAATCCCCTTCGCCGGCGGTGAACGCGAAATTGCGCGAACAGATGGCAGAGGCTGCCGTGCGGCTGGTGAAAGCCTCCGGCTACACCGGCGTCGGCACCGTGGAATTTCTGCTGGAGCCGGGCGGCAGTTTCTATTTCATGGAGGTCAACACCCGCCTTCAGGTGGAGCATCCCGTAACCGAGGCCGTAACCGGCCTGGACCTGGTGCGCGAGCAGATAATAATAGCCTCCGGCGGGCATGTCTCGGTGGACGCGGCGCGCGCGCTGAAAGTCAACGGCCATTCCATAGAGCACCGCATCAATGCCGAGGACCCGGACAAAAATTTCGCCCCCAACTGCGGCACGGTGGAGGAATGGCTGCCCCCCGGCGGCCCCGGCGTGCGCGTGGACAGCCATATGTATCCCGGTTACACCGTTCCCAGCTATTACGACAGCCTGCTTGCCAAGCTGATAGTCTGGGGCGCGGACCGGGAGGCCGCCCTGGCCAGAAGCCGCCGCGCGCTTGCGGAGTTCAGGATTTCCGGGTTGAAAACCACGATACCTTTCCATCTCAAGGTGCTGGGCAACGGGGAATTCGTCTCCGGCAAGTTTGACACCGGCCTGCTGGCCAGAATGGCCGAAACCAAAGTGTGA
- a CDS encoding DUF4886 domain-containing protein, translated as MLACACFAALALALPARAAETRILFVGNNFVSANDLPGMFAAVAKSLGGAAHAEMIAPGGFSWQQHSQDKATSGKISSGKWDFVVLQEQSQRPDWPERQLASEVLPYGRQLDKLIRSAGARTVLYETWGHKKGDKNNCEHFPRTCTYEGMQGSITATYERLARETGATLAPVGAAWRQIRRNHPEIELYSGDGIHPSREGTYLAACVIYCAIFGKPVIRADNQGIAAARAEIIRQAAQEAVFGGG; from the coding sequence ATGCTCGCCTGCGCCTGTTTTGCGGCTCTAGCCCTTGCGCTGCCCGCCCGCGCGGCGGAAACCCGCATTCTGTTTGTCGGCAACAATTTTGTTTCGGCAAACGACCTGCCGGGGATGTTTGCGGCGGTGGCAAAATCGCTGGGCGGGGCCGCACATGCGGAGATGATTGCGCCGGGCGGATTTTCCTGGCAGCAGCATTCGCAGGACAAGGCGACATCAGGCAAAATTTCCTCCGGCAAATGGGATTTCGTGGTTTTGCAGGAGCAAAGCCAGAGGCCGGACTGGCCGGAAAGGCAGCTTGCAAGCGAAGTGCTGCCCTACGGCAGGCAACTGGACAAGCTCATCCGCTCCGCCGGCGCGCGCACCGTGCTGTATGAAACCTGGGGCCACAAAAAAGGCGACAAAAATAATTGCGAGCATTTCCCGCGCACCTGTACTTACGAAGGGATGCAGGGCAGCATAACTGCCACTTACGAGCGCCTGGCCAGGGAAACCGGCGCAACGTTGGCCCCCGTGGGCGCCGCGTGGCGGCAAATCCGCCGCAACCACCCGGAAATAGAGCTTTATTCCGGCGACGGAATACATCCCTCGCGCGAGGGGACCTATCTGGCCGCCTGCGTCATTTACTGCGCGATATTCGGGAAACCGGTCATCAGGGCGGACAATCAGGGCATTGCCGCCGCGCGGGCGGAAATCATAAGGCAGGCCGCGCAGGAAGCGGTTTTCGGCGGCGGGTGA
- a CDS encoding MFS transporter: METERDLPFARAAFALLFTVNFCNYIDRYVLAAVFPLIQKDMHVSDAAMGFLASAFMIVYMFAAPVAGWLGDKWLRPRLMGAAALVWSAATSLAGFAGSYAQLLAARSAVGTGEAGFVSVSQSYVSELFAPQKRARVMALFTLVVPAGSAAGYILGALIGQHFGWRAAFFALGLPGALLAFFITRLPDPRRHAAQEHSAPSLAEYLALAKNKVFLASSFTQAAATFCVGGLSAWMPSYFVRYFGFDVGRAGMTFGAITVVAGIAGTWLGGWLADVLSVRYRRAYYYVSAAGLAMAAPLALAAASCSGPRAALTLFFAAEVCVFMHGGPMNAAIVKCTARNVRAMAFAASIFIIHAFGDAVSPFIIGKISDEAGLRLAVMLCSLTLLPAAAIAVAGGRADRDPA, translated from the coding sequence ATGGAAACCGAACGCGATCTGCCCTTTGCGCGCGCGGCCTTCGCGCTGCTTTTCACCGTCAATTTCTGCAATTACATAGACCGCTACGTGCTGGCGGCGGTTTTCCCGCTTATACAGAAAGATATGCATGTCTCCGACGCGGCTATGGGGTTTCTGGCGTCGGCTTTCATGATTGTGTACATGTTCGCCGCGCCGGTGGCGGGCTGGCTGGGCGACAAATGGCTGCGCCCCCGGCTGATGGGCGCGGCGGCACTTGTGTGGAGCGCGGCCACCTCGCTGGCCGGTTTTGCCGGAAGCTACGCGCAACTGCTGGCGGCGCGCTCCGCCGTCGGCACGGGGGAGGCGGGTTTCGTGTCGGTGTCCCAGTCCTATGTGTCGGAACTGTTCGCGCCGCAAAAGCGCGCGCGGGTGATGGCGCTGTTTACTCTGGTGGTGCCCGCCGGCAGCGCGGCGGGCTATATTCTGGGCGCGCTTATAGGCCAGCATTTCGGCTGGAGGGCCGCGTTTTTCGCGCTGGGGCTGCCGGGCGCGCTGCTGGCTTTTTTCATAACCCGCCTGCCGGACCCGCGCCGCCACGCGGCGCAGGAGCATTCCGCGCCGTCGCTGGCGGAGTATCTGGCGCTGGCAAAAAACAAGGTTTTCCTGGCCAGCTCGTTTACTCAGGCGGCGGCCACTTTCTGCGTGGGCGGGCTTTCCGCGTGGATGCCCAGCTATTTCGTGCGGTATTTCGGTTTTGACGTGGGCCGCGCCGGCATGACATTCGGCGCGATAACCGTTGTTGCCGGAATTGCCGGGACATGGCTGGGCGGCTGGCTGGCGGATGTTTTATCTGTCAGATACCGGCGCGCGTATTACTATGTGTCCGCCGCCGGGCTGGCAATGGCCGCGCCGCTTGCGCTGGCGGCGGCCTCCTGCTCCGGGCCGCGCGCGGCGCTGACGCTGTTTTTCGCGGCGGAGGTGTGCGTGTTCATGCACGGCGGGCCCATGAACGCGGCCATAGTCAAATGCACGGCGCGCAATGTGCGGGCCATGGCTTTCGCGGCCAGCATTTTCATAATTCACGCCTTCGGCGACGCGGTTTCGCCGTTTATAATCGGAAAAATTTCGGATGAGGCCGGCCTGCGTCTGGCGGTTATGCTGTGCAGCCTGACGCTGCTGCCCGCCGCCGCCATCGCCGTCGCCGGCGGCAGGGCGGACAGGGACCCGGCGTAA
- a CDS encoding AsmA family protein produces the protein MIPRISGANIAPLRRLAFTAAIIAGAVIAAMITVRLIFPSAKLKAWTTSWLARKINREFRMEDVHASLGGISIKNLAISEAGGFDNGEMLTAKSVSVSFRLGALLRKKISVRSIDVDGVMVNIAKTPDGRFNFSDISGDGESPQSAPAQQNAKSGGASDYDFEADRLSIRNTDIYFRSRTGNIAQIKDLSFYTNDISFAQPFEAASECHINFIVGDNPVTVYVKTNSQLDLTARKISEYKLTVRSVLASWEKLSLTGSARVSDFSAPHGIFKFRIAPLSSTQLQQVLSNFPAHIPLPETAVSSSFAFENGNLSFSGVQVDAGPLSASGGFMMGLEQTSAWALNAAVKTKLPEMNTSSLARLARALPRGWVIPESETSFNISAAPGSAKITECIVSAGSLNFKGIVNLDLRPEGWAGSAAGNFRGDMSEISKIAPGYAKYRLRGKMGGRLSAAWVPPSAMTYSGSAVVADGGLVFGQSRISDMEVSAQFTQDSVSVQKAAGKLDGAAFTAAFSTRTSPRLVKAKISASLGAVNLVSLIPKTEAPEPAEGKGQAAPPETAYDIEADIKTARLYHPAINAGAAEFKCALTGITAKLDKARGKASFCVHGGRLGDIASFAVGNRFANALLMPLMQIQRGTAAMKFPFLPELDNLSFSNMEGEYDFRDGRMSIAKTVLDTGVAQLSSWGGVDFTAREVDIKTRIKLSGKLARYGEPVLAITGDMHRPSVKLDAQALGDTLINAGKNALKGLFK, from the coding sequence ATGATTCCCCGCATATCCGGTGCGAACATAGCGCCGCTCAGGCGTCTGGCCTTTACGGCGGCAATTATAGCCGGCGCCGTTATTGCGGCAATGATAACCGTCCGCCTGATTTTCCCGTCAGCAAAGCTCAAGGCCTGGACAACCTCCTGGCTTGCGCGCAAAATCAACAGAGAATTCAGGATGGAGGACGTTCACGCAAGCCTGGGCGGCATAAGCATAAAGAACCTGGCCATTTCCGAAGCCGGCGGCTTTGACAACGGGGAAATGCTGACGGCCAAATCCGTTTCGGTCAGTTTCAGGCTGGGCGCGCTGCTGAGAAAAAAAATCAGCGTGCGCTCCATAGATGTTGACGGAGTGATGGTGAATATAGCCAAAACTCCGGACGGGCGCTTCAACTTCTCCGACATTTCCGGGGACGGAGAATCCCCCCAGTCCGCCCCGGCTCAGCAAAATGCCAAATCCGGCGGCGCTTCGGATTACGATTTTGAAGCCGACAGGCTCTCCATCAGAAACACCGACATTTACTTCAGAAGCCGGACTGGCAATATCGCGCAGATAAAAGACCTCTCGTTTTACACCAACGATATCTCGTTCGCGCAGCCGTTTGAAGCGGCATCGGAGTGCCACATCAATTTCATCGTCGGCGACAACCCGGTAACCGTGTACGTGAAAACCAATTCGCAGCTTGATCTCACTGCCCGGAAAATATCCGAATACAAGCTGACGGTGCGCTCCGTGCTGGCAAGCTGGGAAAAGCTGTCGCTTACCGGCTCGGCGCGCGTAAGCGATTTCTCCGCCCCGCACGGAATTTTCAAATTCAGGATAGCGCCCCTGTCGTCCACCCAGCTCCAGCAGGTGCTGTCCAATTTTCCGGCGCATATACCGCTGCCGGAAACCGCCGTCTCGTCCAGCTTCGCGTTTGAGAACGGCAACCTGTCGTTTTCCGGAGTTCAGGTGGACGCGGGACCGCTGTCCGCCTCAGGCGGATTTATGATGGGGCTGGAACAGACATCCGCCTGGGCGCTCAACGCCGCCGTAAAAACGAAACTGCCGGAAATGAACACTTCCTCGCTTGCCAGACTGGCGCGGGCGCTGCCCCGCGGCTGGGTGATACCGGAATCCGAGACTTCGTTTAATATCTCCGCCGCTCCGGGCAGCGCGAAAATAACGGAATGCATCGTAAGCGCCGGCTCGCTGAATTTCAAGGGCATTGTCAACCTGGACCTGCGCCCGGAGGGCTGGGCGGGTTCCGCGGCGGGCAATTTCCGCGGAGACATGTCCGAAATTTCTAAAATAGCGCCGGGATACGCGAAATATCGCCTGCGCGGGAAGATGGGCGGGCGGCTGTCCGCGGCCTGGGTTCCGCCGTCCGCCATGACCTATTCCGGCAGCGCGGTCGTCGCCGACGGGGGGCTGGTATTCGGCCAGTCCAGGATTTCCGATATGGAGGTTTCCGCCCAATTTACCCAGGATTCCGTTTCCGTCCAGAAAGCCGCCGGCAAACTGGACGGGGCGGCTTTCACGGCGGCGTTTTCGACGCGCACATCGCCCAGACTGGTCAAGGCGAAGATTTCGGCCTCGCTGGGCGCGGTAAATCTGGTCTCGCTGATTCCAAAGACAGAGGCGCCCGAACCCGCCGAGGGCAAGGGCCAGGCCGCGCCGCCGGAAACCGCCTACGACATAGAAGCGGATATAAAAACCGCGCGCCTCTACCATCCCGCCATCAACGCCGGCGCGGCGGAGTTCAAATGCGCGCTGACCGGTATAACCGCAAAGCTGGACAAGGCAAGAGGGAAAGCCTCCTTCTGCGTGCACGGCGGACGGCTGGGCGACATAGCGTCTTTCGCGGTGGGCAATCGGTTTGCCAACGCGCTTCTGATGCCGCTGATGCAGATTCAACGCGGAACGGCTGCCATGAAATTTCCTTTCCTGCCGGAACTGGACAATCTTTCCTTCAGCAACATGGAAGGCGAGTACGATTTCCGCGACGGCAGGATGAGCATCGCCAAAACAGTGCTGGACACGGGGGTGGCCCAGCTTTCCTCCTGGGGCGGGGTTGACTTCACAGCCCGCGAGGTTGACATAAAGACAAGAATCAAGCTTTCCGGCAAGCTCGCCCGCTATGGCGAGCCCGTGCTGGCAATAACCGGGGACATGCACAGGCCGTCCGTGAAACTGGACGCGCAGGCGCTGGGCGACACGCTTATAAACGCGGGCAAAAACGCGCTGAAGGGCCTGTTCAAATGA